In Rutidosis leptorrhynchoides isolate AG116_Rl617_1_P2 chromosome 6, CSIRO_AGI_Rlap_v1, whole genome shotgun sequence, the DNA window TTCGTGACTTGTGACTAGCCGTTTTCAAGCAAGTAGGTGTAGTGGAACTAGGGAAGCACGAGCATAGTTTGAAGCGCTATGCAATTAATATTTTTCTCTACTCAAgttaaataaaagtaaagtaatttgaacctctttgttgTTTTGTTAGTTCGGGCTTACGCATGCAAGTATTTTTTAACCGTCTCAACAGTTTTTGAGTGTCAGTTGCTCATCAAGTGGCAAGTTGTCATTGATCGGGTTGTTGATCATCTCGAACGCTAAAAGGGCCAAGCAAAAAACTGAATTATCTATATCATAACTATATTAACTGAATTAATTGAAGTTTGTGGTTCTTTTATGGAAATAAAGAATATCTACATTGATTTAACCGCACCACCATTTTATAtcttagattaataataattaaatagtaTATATCAATAAATTACGATTTACaattaattaaatttgattaaattTAGAACTGAGATGCTATTATGAAATTATTCTGATCATATCAGCGCTATTCAACTATTAAATCTTAGCATTTTCCTCTATTCACATGATAATCGAGTACCCGGTTAACAATTCTAGATTCATTCATTTTAATAAATTGATATTTTCTTTTCGTTCATTCACATCTTAATGACCTACTTATAAAGAACTTGTAAATCTAAAACCTTAtggtatatgtatattaattttgaTCGATTCGTAGGCTTTTAGAGTTAAAATGTACTCCGTATAAGCTTAGAATTTTTAGTAGATCTAAAATTACTTTGATAAATATCATTTTTGCTTTTAAAAAGGGTAAAACTAACTCTCTGGAAGTCTCGCAGCGACCGGTCACACGGTTAATATGTGAGAGGGAAATCGGGTAACCTATGTTTAAAGGGACATTGGGCTTGGATTGAACCATGACCATCGTTTTATGACATATGTCTTCCAACCACTAAGTTATCATCGCTGTTACTCAATTTTGCTCTTATATTAaagtaatttaaatattttttatttttttttaaagtgaATAAATTAAAATAGAATAAATGATTAAGggtaataaaaaaattaaatttaaGAGTTAATGATATTTATAGTTTTTGTTTTTTtggaaaaaactgattataattattgtgtgatagatatataaatagaaaagttagttttttttttttttagatgagTGCCTAAAATAAAAATTAATGCTGTGTTTATCTAGTCTAGTTTAATTATATTTCAGCAAAGTTTTATTTGTGCTACTACATAGCTAATTTGTTGACTCAGACGATCAAAATCAATAACTTGAGTAACGATCAAAATCAACATAAACCAAAATTACAACCGATTCAATCTATTTCATGATTAATTCATGTAATTCTATGGAGGAGGAGGAAGAGGATTGTCATTCAGAAGAATCTGAATATAAACCAAATTCCGATGGTATCCCAATTGATCTCTTCTTATCAAAGAAGAAGCAATTGACACGTGGAGGCCTGAAATTAACCGATTCTGATGGTAATTTAGTCTTCTCCGTTCACCGATCACACTCGCATCACTTATTCAACCGTATACTTGCTGATTCTTCCGGGACTCCCCTTATTTACATTGCTCATAACCTCGTAAGTTCCAATTTCAGTTATATGTAAACTAACAaactttaaattctgttatttcatGACTTTGAACGTCAAATTGATGTGGATTCTTAATTACATACAAtgtctttgatttttttttttatatacacaaTATATATACAAAAAGGATAGGGTTTTTTTATAATGCATAATGCATgtttagggtgtgtttggatgactAGCTCATCGCAGTTTGTGGGAGCTTAATTCTTTTTTTATGATAATGTTACGGAAAAATTAAAGTCTAGAAAAAGAAAGAAGAGCCAGTGAACTAGCTTTCAAAATAAGCTAATAGCTTATGAAATGATGGAACTATTGGTTGAGTTGTAAAAGGCTCAGTTGGTTCTGGGCTAGTATCCTTGAAAAATAGGTGCAAGTTCAAATCTTGGGGAGTTTTTTTGTGACTCTGGTATCATTCACTCTGTGCGGGCCAAGCAGTTAACCTAAagggaggtgattctcacacaccactttttgattcatgtacacctatttacctattttacccttaattatacttacgataataatataagttcaactccctATATTAATCTTGGGGCATAACTGGAAGTTTATGAGACAAAAGAGTACATGGATCAATAaatggtgtgtgaggatcaccttCCTAACCTAAAGCATTCCGCAGTACGCTTTGCGCGATGGATGCGGGAAGTTTCTTCCTAATGGGTGTGTGGGTGGCAGGTGAGAGGATACGATGCCAAAATTGCAGTTCTAAAAAAATAGCTTATGAAATGATAAATTCATAGTTATAAGTTttaagtttcttaccaaacactaaTTAAAAGTAAATATGCTCCACCTTCCGGCTTCAAAAATAACCACAAACTGTCGACTTAGCTACAAGCTAGTTTCGTCAAACACAACCGGTGGCGATTCTAGGATTTAAAACACAAAAGGGTCCTATACAATTTGAGTGGTACTTTGTAAAAGTTGTTCTCCCCTAAGAATGACTGTTTAACGTTTACTTCAGTAAAACCATTAATTCTAGGGGTCATGTCTTTAAATTTAGTGGTTTCCTCGTAAGTTCAAATTCCAGTTATGTAAACTAACAAACTTCAAATTCTGTTATTTCATGACTTTGAACTTCAAATTGATGTCGATTTTTAATTACAGTGTCTTTAATTTTTTCAtatagacaatatatatacaaaaAGGATAGGGTTTTTTATTTATAATGCATAATAATGCATCTTTAGGGTGTGTTTGGATTACTAGCTCATTGCAGTTTCTGGGGGTAATTTAGTGGTTTCCTATATACAATTTGACTAGTATTTAgtaaggttgcaaaagacgtgagacggggtcgagacggtcgggtcctaaaaaggtcgagacgttagagacggggtcgagacggacgttgaccaaagttgacttttaaatatataagtatataaatgtatatatgtgttcatattttaaagccaaaaactttaattgactaatttgtaatcataatcgctatcaccgttaatataatacaGAATATTCAAcctaaaatacgacaaatttgaccgatttttccGAATTTCTGGTTTTTCCGAATTTTGAGAGACCTTGACCTGATtattttcaactttgacccgaattttgacagTTGACTGTCATACTAGACAGTTTTATTCGAGACGgtacgggctagtcaccaaaccatCGCAATGTACGTcgcaacggctcgagacggggtgttttgcaacagtggtATTTAGTATAAAAAATATTCAAACTAGTGAAACACAAGATTGTTGCTTATTTTGAACACACCTAAACAATAATCACTTAAAATTTGCACTCCCAAAAGGACGAAATTGGACCGTGAAACATCCTGATTCAcgttttacaacaacaacaacaacaacaatacccaattccaacGATGTGTAAAACTGATTCACACGTTTTCTAGAAGAAAAATAACATGTTATGGTTTAACCTAACAATATCATGCCGTAGCTAGCTCATTAGAATATGCTACCAAAACTACTTATATCACAAGTATATTTTTGATTGTTTTTGCATCATAGTAAGATTTCCATTTGATGATCTTACTCTACCAGTGACGTTCATCAATTGTAAATCACAACACCTATTTGAATCATATAAACTTGAAAACAGAATTTAATAAACCCAAGTTACTTGCACATTCAAGATCAATCACTGGTAACTACTCGTATTAATTAACCACTAACAGTGTGCAAGTGCATGTAGGAGCTCTTTTAAGTTGGCTAACACATATATTGATGAATTTGTATATGTTTCACCTTGCAATTAACCTATCCATAATTTAAACCTGCCTCATTTTGTTGTGCAGAAAGCAACTTGGCATGGTTATAGGAAGGACAGTAGTGAAGAGAAGGATATAATGTTCAGAGCAGAGAGAACGATGAACACATTTAATAAAGTCGAGTTTGAAGTGCTCCTTAATAATGCAAATCCAGATGACCCCAAGAAGTCCATTTTTAAGATGAGAGGTTCTCCCTTCTATAGATCCTGTACCATCTATAATGGCGAAACCATAGTAGCACAGGTACTTCTCATATTGTTGTTGACACATAATTTGTTAGGCTACGAATTAGACATTGTATTAAGCCAGCAACTCATAAATATTTAAACTGTATAGATAGAAGATATGTTAAACTGTATTAAATGTATAGTGATCCTTATAACTTAACAGAACAGAATTGCCAATGCAGTTGGCTTTAAGATAGATTAAAATTCCAAATTTCATAAGGGGCATTTAAGGGGTTGTGATGTTGGCGGTTTATTGAATGATAATGGTGATAAGGATATTAACATGATAAATGATACATTGTTTGTTGTCTTAACACGCAGACTAGTCTTATGTACAAGCTTGGGATTCGGAATGTAATTGTGCCAAGAAATAAGTTTCGGCTAACAATATTCCCTGGATATGCTGATCGTGATTTCGTTGTTGCTTTGACCGTGATATTTTTCTATGGTCGAAAATTGTGGATCTAAAACTAGTTTCTTGTAACATATGGATTATGGATAGTTCAGACCCCCTTAACGTGTACATTTCCGCTTGATGCACTTGGGAATACAATGATCATTAGTGTTTCCAAGTTTATGACTCAACGATGTAAGTACATGATTGTGTGCAGGGTCATAAATCATTTTCCCCTTTACATATGAATCTGCAAGGTTTGATCTTGTTGGAAGGAACATCCCAAGTCCAAACAATCCAATAACTTCCAAATTTCAACTCAATTATTATGTAACTTAGTTATTGGTTACTGGTATTCAATCTTCGACTTCTCATTCTTCTACTGATGCAGATTACTATCACCCTCAGCCTCTTTTGATGTGTTTGGTAATAAAAAAGCTTGAACTTTATTAATTGTATATGATGATATATGATGATTTCCCATCTCCTGACTTGTGATTCTATGTTAACATGCACACCTTGATTGTACGGTAGTGATCTTTTCTTGTAACATTTGTATCAACTTTTTAATATTGTTCATATCTCATCAAAAACTGTTTCATGTACACTTAGATTGTGTGGTAGTGATCTTTTTGGTTTTCTTTTCTTGTTAGAATGCTAATCAATTTGATACCGATTAcgtgttatattattatattatattattgtaacAGGTTTCTTATGAAACACGTTGAAACAGCCATGATGAAAGATTGGACAACCAAGTGTGAAAATGTTAGAATAACGGAGAGCCTTTTTCTTTCTTTATTCGCCGCAGAAAGAAATTCCAACTATGCGATAGGACTGGAATCCGAACTCCTAGGCAAAAGATTCGATGGTTTTGTTTTTTTAATCTTATATCCTAGTAAATGTATATAAGATAAAGACCACCAATTTCTTATCGGATTTGTATTTAGCTCAATTGGCTTAGGTCTTTTGTCTCGATTTGGTTTAGGTGGTCTTTTGtctcgatttggtttaggtgaggCTCGATATAGATTACAAAAGTAAAGCCTTCAAATATGTAAATCTTGGAGCAAACTAAATTATGTAAAATTATGTCAACTAATAAACGTATCAATATACTGCAAGTATTAGTAACATATCAAAATTTTAAAAACCGGGTGCTGAACCCTGCAAACAAACACCACACAAACAAACACCACAAACAGAACTAATTGATCTATGAATTAAGTTACAAACCCTTGTTCAACGACGAATACACTTGTATACCTAAATAGTCAGCATCTAGTTCCAGAGGCATGGAGATTTGCTTCTACCTGGCATCAAAAACagtacatataatcacataatgaaCTAAATTTGAGCCAACAGATACGGAATTCAAAAagcatttttatctttatacaaccTATCCATCAATATTTGTTGAAAAAACACATCCTTTCGCATAATAGAAGTTAAAAGTATAATCTCAACTAATTATTGATCAATTAAATTACGCATATCAGATGTAGTAATTTTACTGTACCTAAAATTAGCACGGCCAATCTATGTGTCATAATCTAAATGCACAAATTGGTAAATCTTGAATAAGAGTCGTCATATGTCATACCTTGGTAGCACAGTCTCGTTTGGAGCTTGCGGATAGTTTCACCATTCCACAATtcgaatatttataatattaaagtgCAGGTCTGAGATCTCTCCACTCAGTATGAACACGTGAACAAATAAAAGCCCTAACTTGTCATCAAAATGGGGATTGGCATAAAGGACAATTAGATTTATTAGATGTGGCAAACCACTTATATAAGCACGCAGAATGAAACTTGTGCTTGCAGGTTCTGCAAGCAAGGCGTGGGAGACTATGATTTGCAGTGTGAATCACGCTGTAACAAATAGGACACTCTTCAACGCCCTCAAATTCCTTGTCAAAGTTGTTCTTCCATATTCTAATCGCTTCTGCTAATGCTCCATTCtgcaatattaataaaataatctaGTTATTACCACATAGTTGAAAAAGAGAAAACAAGTAATAATAAGTGGTAAGAACTTACTTGATTACGAACGAATGCCATCATTGAAAGTAACCATTTCCTCTTCTTAACATCACTGATACCAAGGCTCCTTGTACATTCAACATCCACAGGTCGCAGTGCATAAGACGAAGGGAGACGAACTACTAAGTCCATTCCTGTTTCGTCTTTCGTATATGTCGCGACAACCTCGTTAGCCGACTTGCTCACACTAACTGAAAAGTTCTCATCAGAGAGATTGGCTTTCTTGATCTGCAATACCAAAACGATTATTTTAAGTTACATTAGACATTTAACTTGTTATAACCGTGGTTGTCAAAGTCCCCGACTAGTCGAAATTTTGAAGCAGTCCGACTAGTCTCCGACTTGACCGATATGTTCGCTCAAAATTGTCAAAAGTTGTAGGATTTATTAGTTCAAAGTCAGAATCATTCGGTCAATGTAGGTCAAATACAGTCAATGTAAAAGTTGTCAACGTCAAACTAGTCCCGAGACTAGTCTCCGACTTGGCGTGTACTATCCATGTAGAAAATAAGCTATGTAGAATATATGACATACATACGACTTTGACTCTATACTGACTGAACCAATGACTATTCATGATTCCACAATTCCATACTGCCGATTAGTCCTTACAAGGTCTCGACCGACAAATCCCAAGGTGGCGACTTTTAAAAACCTTGACTATAACTAGTGTGACAATTTTGACCCATCAATGAATGGGTTGAGGGGTCAGGCGGGTTAAATATAAAGAAAGCAACGTAAATAGGAAACTAAGTAGATGAAGGTTGCCTAATGTGTAAATATAGCATCCCATGTCCGGTCTATCTAAAAAACCCAGATCATTATCACACATTGGATAATAGAGTTCGATTCAACCCGTCGAGAAATGACTCATAATATGAACTACAAGTTATCCTACCCAACCGGCAAACCAAACTGTGCCAAAGCATCACTGATCGCATTAAATAATATGTCAAGATTATGACACACTAAAAAACAAACCTGAGACAACTCATTTGTGATTAAGGCAGGGCTGCACCACGTTCTTGTAAAGGACTCTATTGCAGAAGTTGAAGTACGATCACGTATATCATTAAACCAATCCCTAACATAAGCAGGAAGAGCTTTCAGCATTAATCCATATAGTGCACCAGCAAACGATGCCATTTTGTCTGGACCAACCGGCCAAAGTGATTCTACAACAAATAACACTGAGTTGTCTGCAATGGCTCTAGATGATGCTTCTGCAATGTCAGTTAAACCACATGGGATTTCGGACACTTTCTTCTTTAGACTCGCAGCACACAATTCGAGTGGTATGTGTTGAAATATGCAGTCCAGTATTGTTGAATCGGATGTGTCATTTATGTGTTGAATCAGTTTTTCTCTTGTGGAAGATGATGGTGCTGAGAGTAAATGTGACATCAGCAATGACCAAGCAAGAAAAACATGCACCTGCCCAATTGAATAATATATATcatacatatataacatataacatagTTATAAAAAAGAAACAGATGACAGAAAAATGGGCAGGTTGGGTACTTGGATATGTTTGTACACTTGCTTCCAATGtatattaacttttttttttttttttttgtgatactagTGTTATACATGCAAGGTTGAAAAAGAAGCGAGACGGAGATGAGTCGGTCAGTACCATGAAAGGTCGAGTCGTTGAAGACGAGGTCACGATTCACAAATAAGATGATGTGGTGTTAGTTTAAATAATATATAGGTAATTTATAATGTTTTCTATGATTAAAAtgtacggagtatttattaatttATCTTTAAGGGATGTTATGTAAGTCGATGTTTTTCAAAGTTAATTTGAAATGGGCTTGGGATTTCCGTTTACACTAGAACAAGGCTAGACAAAATATCaaattttgaccgactttgacctaaCTTTAAACGCTGACCGGGTTTTTGGGCGAAACGGGACAGGTTAGTCACCAAACGCCGCAACGCCCGTTTGCAACCATGTATAAATGATTGCAAAATTATAGTGAAAATGGGCAGATTGGGCCATTTTTTGGCTACCTATAGAAGACAGTATTGATTTTAGATAAGAAAAGACTTACTCTCTCCGAAGATACTAAATCCAGTTCGAAGATCTCAGATGGTGATTTCTCGAGAAATACAGAAATCTCGTCCCTCAGCTGAATCTTACTTCCTAAAGAAGAATCAAGACGATCTTTATCATCAACGTCATTTTCCTCAACTAAAGACAATATATCTTGAGTAACAAAGGCCATGTCAGCAACAGGTTCACTTGAAAGAATGACATAAGCAGCATACTGCAAATACGGAACCGGTTTTGAAGAAAACAGGATAGCATACAAAGAGCTAACAGCTCCTATATTTAACCCCCAAATTTCAAAAGATTTTATAGCACGGTCCCTAGCATAAGAAGATGATTTAACAGCACTTGAAGCAACTAACTCCCAAAAGTAACGATCGTCAAGCCGGCTCGATGCTATGACAAAAGATGCCATTGAAGAATATGAACCGGCAATGGCCTCAGCTGCACCAGTTGAAAAGAACAAACGAAGAATACCTTCTAGAATCCGATCTTTAATAAGATCCCATTTCTCAAGTCTTAAAGGATCTTGATCATTCTCAATTTTGCTTTCATTTTCAATAACTGGTTGTTGTCCAATAAGCCCATAGAAAATAGAAAACGCAATAAGAGCGTTTCGTGCAAGCTTTAATGGAGTAGAATCCGAGATCAAGACTGTACGCTGGAGCTTCTCTAGTATATTATCTGTAGCGGGACCAGGCCCACCTGCAACAATTTCATTTACAGACTCTGCTACCTCTTCCATCAATACAACTGTGGCTTCAATCCAGTATCTTGATTTGTACAAGACAAATTCCCAATCGTCTTCATTTAGATCGGACCAACAGTATCCAACTACAACAACGATTAACTTAGATAATAACATCTGCACAGCTGGTAGCTTGTTGACAGTGGTTGAAGTAGCAGAACTGAGCCGTTGCTTCCGGAGTAACTCAACCAGCAGACTACGTTCCAGATTGGTGATGGATCTTTGTGGTTCAAAGTTTTGCATTCCTCTTGTTTTTCTTAGGGGATAGCATGCCACAACAAGCTGAAACCAGTCTTCCATATCTGAAAAAGTATGAAACCTTAGTAAGCATTAGCGAAAAGTGGAGGTGACAATATTAACCGCTTAGCTTCGGAACGAGTAAATTTGGGGAAAGGTTCATCCCTAATGGTGAAACACAAATATACCTAAGGGAAAACTGGTCAAACGGGTCATAATTGCGTACATTTATTTCGCTTACAGCCTTCTAAATCATTTGATTTAAAGCTAGAATTAGTGTATTAAAGTAGCTTTCGCAATTAGACATTAAACATTTATAATAAAGGTCAGCCTAACCCAAGTCGACCCTACCCGTCTTTACCCGATACCTTTATCACGACAATGCTTTTTGAAATTTAATTCTCTAACCTTCTCCGGAACACCATGTGTTCAACGGCTGAAACGATAATGCTTTTTGGAGCCATCCCTCAATAATATCATGTAGATGGTTATCAGGTTTGTAGTTTTCAGTTTCATCTGCCTTCGAGCTGAGTGGTCCGATTAGGAGACTCATTATCACAGAAAGTATCTTCAAACAATTTGGATTTACAACTTCACCTACAAAAAGTCTATCAACTAGCAGATTAAAAATCCCAAGAGCTTTGTCTCTTCCCCAAATATTATCCTCAAAAAGTGTACGCAGTATCGACAATAGAGCTCTCACAAATACTTGCTCAATACTCTCTAATTCAGTATACGGAGCAGGATATATACTCGAAACACTCATGCTGTTTGCTCCTTCGATAAGAGCACCATCAAGCAAGATGTTAACAATCGGATCTAACAAGTTGTCACTAGGAAAAGAATCTTGACTTTTTGTGTACTGAATTAATGATGGTAAAAACGAAGTCAAGGCGCTACCACCGTGCCATTTCCACGTGCATAACATCTCAGCGGCTAGCCAAACACGAGGATAATTTGAGAAAGATGACATCACTTCACTGGAAGACGGTGCTGAATATATGGAGCCTGCGATAACTTTAGCTACACCGAGTTCTGATATAAGCTTGTCAACAAAAGCAGCTACTCGATGACTCTCCAACACCTGCAGAAAGAAATTCGCATTTTGTAAACTTTAACGGTAGAATACCTACAATATACAGACTATAAATAACAATGTCACTCACATTGGACAAACTGATTTCGTTTCTCAAAGTAGCTGATCTTTTTCCATCGTTGAAATCAGGTATCACCCACAATGGCCAAGAATCATCCTTGTTTAGAAGCTCCTCTAACAACGTTTGTTCAACAACTTGATCTTGACAAACACTGTCCAAAATATCTTGAACAAAAAGACAACCTAAAGATGTGACACTATCGATATCTAACTTATCTTCATTCAACACACCACCGCGGATAGCCCGAACCAAAATGCTACCCAATGTTCTCCGTGAATCCTGGCTAAGAGTTTTTAAAAACTTATTTATCTTGGAGCGAAAAACATGCACAGACTTGCAAAAATTGAATCGATCTATTTCGTCTGCTTCTAAGCTATTATCATGTCCGTCATAGAAAACGGTTGATATGTTACTTTCCCAATCAATCAAGAATAATGCAGCCAACACACCTGGAAGCAAGCCAGATCTAGCACTGAGAGTCTTCAATCTAAAAATACTACCATTAAGCACTTCCATGGCAAAATTTGCCATTTCAAGCACACTTGATAACGTTTCGCATCTACTGATGGATACATCTTGCTCAACATTTAAGAACGTATTGGCACTACTGATCCAACTAAAGTTTGAAGTCCTGATGAAAGCTTGTAACTTGCGTAAGATTTCCTCAAAAATCAAGATTGATGTGTTCTCGCTCACCAAGTATGTTTGATCATCTTCTGTTTTGCCTCCAAGAGTAGCACTGAAGGAAAAAAAGAAAGAAGGAAAGTTAACAACTTGTGGGAATAACATACAAGAACCGAGAAATAGAACATAATTAAAAGAATCCTCAATATCAGAAGCTAGAATTTACACAAGTTAAGCGATTACGCACCACGTACAATTGTATCATAAAACATACAACAGTACAAAATATTATATACGTAGTAGACAGTATAGATTCATATAACCTACCAAATGAACCTGGCATCTGAAGACCCAAAGGGAGGAAGAGAGCAAGCAATCGAAAGAGCAGTAGAGTCCAGAAGCTCATGATGCCAATGGTTTAGATTTTCACTCAATTTCCTCTTTACAGCTTCTTCTCTTGTTTTTTCCATAAGAAGTGCCAATATGAATGTATAGTTGGCATTGTTGGTGCCAGTTGCATGTGAAATTATGCTATCCGATTGTTCAAAAAAGCACTCGTCATCTAGTAATGCATATACGAGATCCAATCGGGCTAAGGTGGAGTTGCTATTTATTTGCAAACACCATGGAACAAATATCTCCTTGAAACATTGTAAAAACTGCTTTAAGCTCATATCTGTTTTCTTCTCCTCTGATAAACACCTGGAATCATTTTCTTCCCGTACAATTTCTTGAACCACCTTGCGTGGCCCAAATGTAGAGACCGCAGCCACCAAAAATTTCACAGCGTTTGATGAGTCCTACAATCATTACAAAAAAGATGATTAATCTAAGCCAAAGGGCCTTTGGCCTAACTGTATGTGATGAACCCATCAACCAAGAGGATATCATCGGAGAGAATGAGTATATATGAGTGACTGTATATAATAGAATGAGTACGTATTTGTGATTATCTTTTAACAAAAGTCTTAAATGCTTAGAGATTGTGAGTATAAAAGATGTGAATATCATGACATACCACTTTTCTCAAAAGTCTAAAATAGTATCTCTTGTTCACTAGAATGGAGAGTTAGAAATAGTCAATGACCTGTGAGAAACTTACAATAGTTTGAATCAGTTTGAAAGACTTTGACAATATGGGACCCACTAGATACGATAAGGGCCAAGATTCGCCTTTCTGCACGGCAtgtacatccaaaaaaatcaaaaACCTGATGATTTTCTCCATGTTCTCCTGGCTTTCAACGTTCTCGGTTTTCTGGAAAACATCTAGGCAATTCTCTTCAAATGCAAGACAGAAGGGTGATAACAGTTCAGGTTCCAACGGAAAGATGCCCGAAAGGACCTCTGTAATGCATTTTCCAAACTCTTGCACATGTTTTAAGTTCTCCTCAGAAGATGGTAACAAAAGAAAATCATGCCACAGTAACTTCAATAAGACCTCATTAATGATAGTAAGCCGAAAATGACTAATGGCATCGTCTTTGTCACAATATCTGATACGCCAGCAACAAAAAAAATGAGTTCGAATATTAATACAAAAAGTCCGTCCCATTTTGGGTTTCCAGACTTTACTTGCTTGATATTCTACATGAAGATAAACTTGTCTTTTCATTTGTATTATTATCCACATATGGATGGATATGGATtcaaaacctttgttacttatggcAATTTGCAAAGGTGAAGATTTCAAATCATATGATAATGAGTGGTTCAATTTGGTTATATATTATCTCTAATAggcaaatattaaaattaaaattaaaaataataatgatagtaacaagtAATTCAATATCTGGCCTttcgaaagaaaaagaaaaaaaaacaagtaATTCATTAACTAAAAAAGAAACATGTCAAATTTGTAGAACGGGCTGAAAAAAGCCTATATTAATGCATCCAACGTCCAAGATCTTATAATAAATTAAGTAACTTGTTACTGACACAATAGTAGATATTATATTGATGCGTTAAATATACATATAGCTTGTTAGAATTTTGAGAAAGAAGTGTTTTCATGTCAAATCATCAATGCTAAAAAATTGCCAATTTGGCATAAACCCATCTTGACCGTTTAGCATTCGACCCAACCCTTTTAAAACTTGACATTTTGTAGAAGGCATGGCATTTAACAGTAAAAGTGAAATCTAAAATAGAAGCATAATGCTACAAGATAGAGTTTTACAATTCTTCAAATTCGCCGAGTGGAAAGTCATACATCACATATAAACATACCACCCTTTGAAAAAAGCAACCTAATATGCATAAGGTATGATCTATAGATATGTAACATACC includes these proteins:
- the LOC139851670 gene encoding E3 ubiquitin-protein ligase listerin, translating into MGRQKGEAARTKARPSSSSLASSLLPSSGATAVGFGGYVGSSRLVDISSTTTTTTSDSAGSTILDIDGELSQHLRRLARKDPITKLKALTTLSTLLKQKTAKDVLPIVPQWAFEYKKLLQDYNRDVRRATHDTMANLVSTLGRDLALHLKSLMGPWWFSQFDPVHEVSQAAKRSLQAAFPAQEKRLDALMLCTDEVFLYLEENLKLTPQSMSDKAVAADELEEMHQQVISSSLLALATLLDILTSEKQNSENPSPENKHAIKARTTAISHAEKLLSVHKCFQDFFKSHNSATRSAAYSLVRSCVKNMPHATIDANVKTLAPLILGAFQEKDPACHPSMWEAVLLFSRRFPESWTTLNVHKTVLNRFWSFLRNGCFGSQQVSYPALVLFLDCVPPKAITVEKFFLEFFQNLWTGKVHLQSSNTDQLTFFQSYRECFLWTFQNAQRYCDKDDAISHFRLTIINEVLLKLLWHDFLLLPSSEENLKHVQEFGKCITEVLSGIFPLEPELLSPFCLAFEENCLDVFQKTENVESQENMEKIIRFLIFLDVHAVQKGESWPLSYLVGPILSKSFKLIQTIDSSNAVKFLVAAVSTFGPRKVVQEIVREENDSRCLSEEKKTDMSLKQFLQCFKEIFVPWCLQINSNSTLARLDLVYALLDDECFFEQSDSIISHATGTNNANYTFILALLMEKTREEAVKRKLSENLNHWHHELLDSTALSIACSLPPFGSSDARFICATLGGKTEDDQTYLVSENTSILIFEEILRKLQAFIRTSNFSWISSANTFLNVEQDVSISRCETLSSVLEMANFAMEVLNGSIFRLKTLSARSGLLPGVLAALFLIDWESNISTVFYDGHDNSLEADEIDRFNFCKSVHVFRSKINKFLKTLSQDSRRTLGSILVRAIRGGVLNEDKLDIDSVTSLGCLFVQDILDSVCQDQVVEQTLLEELLNKDDSWPLWVIPDFNDGKRSATLRNEISLSNVLESHRVAAFVDKLISELGVAKVIAGSIYSAPSSSEVMSSFSNYPRVWLAAEMLCTWKWHGGSALTSFLPSLIQYTKSQDSFPSDNLLDPIVNILLDGALIEGANSMSVSSIYPAPYTELESIEQVFVRALLSILRTLFEDNIWGRDKALGIFNLLVDRLFVGEVVNPNCLKILSVIMSLLIGPLSSKADETENYKPDNHLHDIIEGWLQKALSFQPLNTWCSGEDMEDWFQLVVACYPLRKTRGMQNFEPQRSITNLERSLLVELLRKQRLSSATSTTVNKLPAVQMLLSKLIVVVVGYCWSDLNEDDWEFVLYKSRYWIEATVVLMEEVAESVNEIVAGGPGPATDNILEKLQRTVLISDSTPLKLARNALIAFSIFYGLIGQQPVIENESKIENDQDPLRLEKWDLIKDRILEGILRLFFSTGAAEAIAGSYSSMASFVIASSRLDDRYFWELVASSAVKSSSYARDRAIKSFEIWGLNIGAVSSLYAILFSSKPVPYLQYAAYVILSSEPVADMAFVTQDILSLVEENDVDDKDRLDSSLGSKIQLRDEISVFLEKSPSEIFELDLVSSERVHVFLAWSLLMSHLLSAPSSSTREKLIQHINDTSDSTILDCIFQHIPLELCAASLKKKVSEIPCGLTDIAEASSRAIADNSVLFVVESLWPVGPDKMASFAGALYGLMLKALPAYVRDWFNDIRDRTSTSAIESFTRTWCSPALITNELSQIKKANLSDENFSVSVSKSANEVVATYTKDETGMDLVVRLPSSYALRPVDVECTRSLGISDVKKRKWLLSMMAFVRNQNGALAEAIRIWKNNFDKEFEGVEECPICYSVIHTANHSLPRLACRTCKHKFHSACLYKWFATSNKSNCPLCQSPF
- the LOC139855565 gene encoding protein LURP-one-related 7-like, giving the protein MINSCNSMEEEEEDCHSEESEYKPNSDGIPIDLFLSKKKQLTRGGLKLTDSDGNLVFSVHRSHSHHLFNRILADSSGTPLIYIAHNLKATWHGYRKDSSEEKDIMFRAERTMNTFNKVEFEVLLNNANPDDPKKSIFKMRGSPFYRSCTIYNGETIVAQTSLMYKLGIRNVIVPRNKFRLTIFPGYADRDFVVALTVIFFYGRKLWI